In Calderihabitans maritimus, the DNA window CCACTGCTTTTCCATAGCCTAAGGGAGCCTATTATTTTAGGCTCCTCACCCCCGTTTCTCAAATTTTTACAACCCCTTATAAAATGAGATCCAACAAAGTACTAAAAATAGAATCCACAACCCAAATAACCAGAGCCACAATAAAGACAGAAACAATAACTACCGAAGTATAGGTGACTAATTCAGACCTCCTCGGCCAATGAACTTTTTTCAACTCATTCCATACTCCGCGAAAGAATTTAGTGGTTCTCTGAAG includes these proteins:
- the secE gene encoding preprotein translocase subunit SecE yields the protein MVSKNAAKQDSFLQRTTKFFRGVWNELKKVHWPRRSELVTYTSVVIVSVFIVALVIWVVDSIFSTLLDLIL